The window GTTAATAATTTTTTTGACTCCTTTTAAAATAATCTGTTTTTATTGTATCCTAATTATTAAATATTATCAATAAAGTTTATTAGAAGTATGAATTTTCTGTAAAAATCAAATAAAAAATTATATTTTATAAAATAAATATGTTATTCTATAAAACATAATTTTAAATAAATTTTATATGAAAAGGGGGTAGTCATGATTATAAAAAAAATGTCTGAATCAGAAGCTAGAGAAGTGGTTTCTTGGAAATATGAGGGAAGATATTCTGTTTATAATTATCCAACTTGGAAGGAGTTGTGTGAATTAAAGTGGGGAATTGTAATAAAAGAAAAAAGAGAAAAAGAATTTTATACAGTATTTGATAAAGAAAAAGTTTTATATGCTTATATACGTTTTCAAAAAAAAGATGAATATTATTTAATTGGATTAGGTTTAAAGCCTGAAGTATGTGGTAAGGGAGAAGGGGATATTTTAATGGAATTAATAAAGAATATAGCAGCTTTTTTAAATGAAAATATAAAATTACTAAAGTTAGAAGTTAGAACATTTAATAAGAGGGCGATTAAATGTTATCTAAAAGCAGGTTTTAGGTATGAGAGTAAATATTTTAAAACAACGATAACAGGAGTAGAAGAATTTTATACTATGTCTTTAGAATTATAAAAAATTGACAAAAAGACTAGTTAGAGAATATACTTAGTTATAACAAAACGAGTTAAAGGGGAGATAAAATGAAATTTACAGATTTAACTGATAAACTAAAAATGTCGAAGATAGCTTTAGGATTTTGGCGTTTAAATGATTGGGGAATGACATCGAGTGAATTACTAAACTATATAGAGTCAGCTCTTGAGATGGGTGTAACAACATTTGATCACGCGGATATATACGGAGGCTATACTTGTGAAAAGATTTTTGGAGAAGCTTTAGCGTTAAAGCCTGAATTAAGATCAAAAATGCAATTAGTTAGTAAAGTTGGAATAAAACTAGTATCACCAAATATGCCGGAAAATGTATATCGTTGCTATGATACGAGCTATGATCATATAGTAAAAAGTGTTGAAAAATCTCTTAAAAATCTGAATACCGAGTACTTGGATTTAGTTTTAATCCATAGACCTGATATGTTCATGGATGCGGATGAAACAGCTAAGGCATTAACATATTTAAGAGAGTCAGGAAAAGTTTTAGAGTGGGGAGTTTCTAATTTCTTACCATCAGATTTTAATCTTTTACAAAGTAGGTTAGATTTTAAATTAGTAACTAATCAAATAGAACTATCACCATTAAAAACTGGACATTTTTATGATGGAACGATAAACTTAATGCAAGAAAAAAGAGTGTCAATGATGATATGGTCACCTTTGGCGGGTGGAGGTATTTTTACTGCAGATACAAAAGAAGCGTTAGAGCTGAGAGAAGTATTGAGTAGATTAGCTCAAAAGTATACTTGTCCTATTGATACGATAGCATATGCTTGGCTATTAGCTCATCCAACAAATATGATTCCAATTTGTGGAAGTGGAAAAATTGATAGATTGAAATCAGCTGTAAAATCTTTAGATGTTCAATTGACTAGAGAGGAATGGTTTGAAATTTTCATAACAGGAATGGGAAAAAATATACCTTAAATATAAAAAAGACACCTTTTTAAATTTTAATTTAGAAAGGTGTCTTTAAATTTATTTTATATTTTTAATGATACCATCTTTATAAAATGGAATAACTTCGCAAATATCTTTTTGAATACAATATTCCAAATCATTTTCATATCCAATACTTTTCAGATAACTATAATGTTTACTATTTTTTAGAGTATCTTTTATATTATCAGATAAATCAGCCAATATTTGTAAGGACAATGTTGCATCATCTGCTTTTATTTTGATTTGCTTAGAAATTTTATTTACAATCATTCCAGCACAAAGAGCATCATCTAAAGAGAATTCATCATCTGTTCCGGCACAAAGGATAACAGTATCTTTTCTATCTTTTAATAAAATATTTGCAACTGCAGAAAGATTCAGATACGAAGCGATATAAAGGTTATCATAACCTTGTGCATTTTGAATAGCTCTTGTCCCGTTACTTGTAGTCATAAAAATATTTTTTCCAGATATTTTCTCTTTTACAAAATCTAACGGTGAATTTCCAAAATCGAATCCATCTATTTTAAGTCCTTTTCTCTCGCCTGCAAGAAGTCCATTATTATTTAAAGAACATGCTTGTTTTGTGTCATCAATATTTTCAAATGGGAAAATAGATTTTGCACCATTTTTAATGGCAGTTACCATAACAGATGTAGCTCTAAGAACATCAATTACAACTACATTTTTTCCTTCTAAGTCTTCATTAATAATGTCTTTTGCAGAGTTTAAAATTTCTATTTGCATAATATTTCTCCCAATTGATTAGTTTAATCTTTTATATTTAACTTACATACTTTCTTACATTTTATTTTTTTCTTTGTACAGAAAATATTCTCTGAATTACAACTAGGACAAGCTTCTAAATCTTTTTTTAGAGTTGGAATAAATGTTTGCCCACAAGAGTTACAAATAAATTGACAATGTGGTGTCTTGAAATCTCCACCTCTCAATTCAATTCCATAACCCATAATCAAAGCTTCAGCAACTTTAATTCTAGCTGAATTTAATATATTTTGAAAAGTTTGCCTAGAAACTTCCATTTTTTCAGCACACTCTTCTTGAGATAAATTTTCTAAATCTTTTAATCTTAAAGCTTCTAACTCTTCAATTTTTATTTCGTTAAAATGAATGTTACAATTACTGCTTCCTTCTGGTATAAACTTGGTTTCAGTTGGTATAAACTCTACACTTCTAACTTTCGTAGGTCTTGCCATAGTTTATTTCCCACACTTACAGTTACAAGAGTGGCCACTAGAATGGTGATCTCCATGATGATGAGAATGGCTAGTACAAATAGCATCTCCATTAACTAAAATCTGTCTAAAAAATCCATCAGCAATATCATCACAAAATCCTTCTAATCCAGAAAAAACTTTTATATTTAAAGATTTTAAATTGTTTATAGCTCCTTCACCAATTCCACCACAAGCAACAAAATCTACTCCTAATTCTTTTAATTGTTTAGGAATTTCACCGTGTCCCTTACTTAGATAGTATTCTTTATTAGTTCCATCATAAACAAAGAAACCTTCTGCTCTTCCAAAATGTTGACTAATTCTATTATTTTCTGAAACAACTGCGATTTTCATAAAACACCTCACTTAAAGTTTTTAGCATATGCCATAATTAGATAATAGTTTTTTTAGAACAAAAAGTCAAGATATATTTAAAAATTAATTTTTATTTGTAGATTGAAAATTACTTGAAATTGTAGTTTAATAAGAAATATCGAAGAGAATAAACGGGGGTTTAAAATGAATAGAAAGAAAATATTAAATGCAGATATAGTTGTGGTAGGAAGTGGAATAGGAGGATTGGTTGCTGCAAAAAAAGCAACCGATCAAGGATTAGAAGTTTTACTTATAACTAGTTCTAAAATGTGTGGTGGAGCAAGTTATTTTCCTTTGAAAGGAACTTTAGGAATTCAAGCTACATCAGGTGAGTTTTATGAAAAAGATAAATTACTTTTTACAGAGGATATAAGTAGAGTAGGTCTTGGAATGGATAATCCACATATGGTAAAAGAATATATCGAAAACATTCAAGAGAGTATTGGTTTTTTAAATGAAATTGGTTTTACTCCTTGGCTAAGAGCTGATAAAAGACCGGCTTGTTTTGCAAAACACCCTAGAGATATATATTTAATAAAAGATTGGGAAGAAGCAAGAAAACAAGCACAAATTATTTTTTCATCAATACCTAATCTTAAAATAGAAGAAGAGTTTAAAATAATTAAAAT of the Cetobacterium sp. ZOR0034 genome contains:
- a CDS encoding NifB/NifX family molybdenum-iron cluster-binding protein, producing the protein MKIAVVSENNRISQHFGRAEGFFVYDGTNKEYYLSKGHGEIPKQLKELGVDFVACGGIGEGAINNLKSLNIKVFSGLEGFCDDIADGFFRQILVNGDAICTSHSHHHGDHHSSGHSCNCKCGK
- a CDS encoding DUF134 domain-containing protein, whose protein sequence is MARPTKVRSVEFIPTETKFIPEGSSNCNIHFNEIKIEELEALRLKDLENLSQEECAEKMEVSRQTFQNILNSARIKVAEALIMGYGIELRGGDFKTPHCQFICNSCGQTFIPTLKKDLEACPSCNSENIFCTKKKIKCKKVCKLNIKD
- a CDS encoding aldo/keto reductase family oxidoreductase, producing MKFTDLTDKLKMSKIALGFWRLNDWGMTSSELLNYIESALEMGVTTFDHADIYGGYTCEKIFGEALALKPELRSKMQLVSKVGIKLVSPNMPENVYRCYDTSYDHIVKSVEKSLKNLNTEYLDLVLIHRPDMFMDADETAKALTYLRESGKVLEWGVSNFLPSDFNLLQSRLDFKLVTNQIELSPLKTGHFYDGTINLMQEKRVSMMIWSPLAGGGIFTADTKEALELREVLSRLAQKYTCPIDTIAYAWLLAHPTNMIPICGSGKIDRLKSAVKSLDVQLTREEWFEIFITGMGKNIP
- a CDS encoding 2-phosphosulfolactate phosphatase, with the protein product MQIEILNSAKDIINEDLEGKNVVVIDVLRATSVMVTAIKNGAKSIFPFENIDDTKQACSLNNNGLLAGERKGLKIDGFDFGNSPLDFVKEKISGKNIFMTTSNGTRAIQNAQGYDNLYIASYLNLSAVANILLKDRKDTVILCAGTDDEFSLDDALCAGMIVNKISKQIKIKADDATLSLQILADLSDNIKDTLKNSKHYSYLKSIGYENDLEYCIQKDICEVIPFYKDGIIKNIK
- a CDS encoding GNAT family N-acetyltransferase, whose translation is MIIKKMSESEAREVVSWKYEGRYSVYNYPTWKELCELKWGIVIKEKREKEFYTVFDKEKVLYAYIRFQKKDEYYLIGLGLKPEVCGKGEGDILMELIKNIAAFLNENIKLLKLEVRTFNKRAIKCYLKAGFRYESKYFKTTITGVEEFYTMSLEL